A stretch of Janibacter endophyticus DNA encodes these proteins:
- a CDS encoding YggS family pyridoxal phosphate-dependent enzyme, with amino-acid sequence MSATPERVAELETNLATVRERVDAACAAAGRQPDEVTLVVVTKYFPRSDVDALAALGVTDIGENKAQEASAKLAEEGGAPEGVRTHFIGQLQSNKAGEVARWADVVHSVDRVKIVRALDRGAQASGRSITGLIQVDLDGSDPGRGGALPADVPALADAVAESGLTLGGLMAVAPRGEDPGAAFVRLAEVAERLRAEHPDATMLSAGMSGDLEQAVAHGATHLRVGTAILGSRPSHR; translated from the coding sequence ATGAGCGCCACCCCGGAGCGGGTCGCCGAGCTCGAGACCAACCTCGCCACCGTCCGCGAGCGGGTCGACGCCGCGTGCGCCGCGGCCGGTCGGCAGCCGGACGAGGTCACCCTCGTCGTCGTGACGAAGTACTTCCCCCGCAGCGACGTCGACGCGCTCGCCGCGCTCGGCGTCACCGATATCGGGGAGAACAAGGCACAGGAGGCCTCCGCCAAGCTCGCCGAGGAGGGCGGCGCGCCGGAGGGCGTGCGGACCCACTTCATCGGGCAGCTGCAGAGCAACAAGGCCGGGGAGGTGGCGCGCTGGGCCGACGTCGTCCACTCCGTCGACCGGGTCAAGATCGTCCGCGCCCTCGACCGCGGCGCGCAGGCCTCGGGTCGCTCGATCACCGGGCTCATCCAGGTCGACCTCGACGGCTCCGACCCCGGGCGCGGGGGAGCGCTGCCGGCCGACGTCCCGGCCCTGGCGGACGCCGTGGCCGAGAGCGGGCTGACCCTCGGTGGGCTCATGGCGGTAGCCCCTCGGGGAGAGGACCCGGGGGCCGCCTTCGTCCGGCTGGCGGAGGTCGCCGAGCGGCTCCGGGCCGAGCACCCCGACGCGACGATGCTCTCCGCCGGGATGAGCGGTGACCTCGAGCAGGCCGTCGCGCACGGCGCGACACACCTGCGTGTCGGTACCGCAATCCTCGGAAGTCGACCGTCACACCGGTAA
- a CDS encoding cell division protein SepF: MGLRDAMVYLGLAEDQKRYDQYEDYADEAHESYDEVDDAPHAEVTRLRAVDRDHSVAVRDVQVGQLNRITTIHPRTYNDARAIGESFRDDVPVIMNLSDMDDSDAKRLVDFAAGLVFGLHGSIERVTNKVFLLSPEHIEVAAEGADAPAARHLFNQS, translated from the coding sequence ATGGGACTGCGTGACGCGATGGTCTACCTCGGGCTCGCCGAGGATCAGAAGCGCTACGACCAGTACGAGGACTACGCCGACGAGGCGCACGAGTCCTACGACGAGGTCGACGACGCGCCGCACGCCGAGGTGACCCGCCTGCGCGCGGTCGACCGCGACCACTCCGTCGCCGTCCGCGACGTCCAGGTCGGGCAGCTCAACCGGATCACGACGATCCACCCCCGCACCTACAACGACGCCCGCGCCATCGGCGAGAGCTTCCGCGACGACGTCCCGGTGATCATGAACCTCAGCGACATGGACGACTCGGACGCCAAGCGCCTCGTCGACTTCGCCGCGGGCCTCGTCTTCGGCCTCCACGGCTCGATCGAGCGCGTGACGAACAAGGTCTTCCTCCTCTCGCCGGAGCACATCGAGGTCGCCGCCGAGGGCGCCGACGCCCCCGCCGCCCGCCACCTCTTCAACCAGAGCTGA